One segment of Pseudomonadota bacterium DNA contains the following:
- a CDS encoding aminotransferase class III-fold pyridoxal phosphate-dependent enzyme, whose translation MRTGKELLREVEEKYRKYYNPSLVRLLKFGGFGALEWVGEGTRVFDVDGRAYLDFAGGYGVFNLGHRHPRVVEAVRQQLDKMPLSAKMFFNKPMADLAERLAQITPGALQYSFFCNSGTESVEGALKLARLSMGKPGIIATLNSYHGKTFGSLSASGRDLFKTPFEPLLPAVSHVPFGDADAVEQAIVAFDGLAAAVIVEPIQGEGGIHVPPDDYLPRVQEICRRHDVLLIVDEVQTGLARTGKMWAVEHWGVEPDILVNAKALGGGVMPMGALVGTPRVWQPLGPNPLIHTSTFGGSPMACAAGLATIEVIQEERLAERATEMGYLLIEGLNEVAARHPEIVAEVRGRGLMVGVELAEERFGGIVMLEMAHQGVIGVYTLNMPRVIRFEPPLIVSTSEVDQAVSAFEAAVKRARTMFKV comes from the coding sequence ATCCGAACGGGCAAGGAGCTGCTCCGCGAGGTCGAGGAGAAGTACCGCAAGTACTACAACCCCTCGCTCGTCCGCCTGCTCAAGTTCGGTGGTTTCGGCGCCCTCGAGTGGGTGGGCGAAGGCACGCGGGTCTTTGACGTCGATGGTCGCGCCTACCTCGACTTCGCCGGCGGGTACGGCGTCTTCAATCTCGGCCATCGGCATCCGCGCGTGGTCGAGGCCGTTCGCCAGCAGCTCGACAAGATGCCGCTGTCGGCCAAGATGTTCTTCAACAAGCCCATGGCCGACCTTGCAGAGCGCCTCGCCCAGATCACGCCGGGCGCGCTCCAGTACTCCTTCTTCTGCAACAGCGGAACGGAGTCGGTGGAAGGGGCCCTGAAGCTGGCGCGCCTGTCCATGGGGAAGCCGGGCATCATCGCCACACTGAACTCCTACCACGGCAAGACCTTCGGGTCGCTCTCCGCCTCCGGCCGCGATCTCTTCAAGACCCCGTTCGAGCCCCTACTCCCCGCGGTCAGTCACGTGCCCTTCGGTGATGCCGATGCGGTAGAGCAGGCCATCGTCGCGTTCGACGGCCTCGCGGCAGCCGTCATCGTCGAGCCCATCCAGGGAGAGGGGGGCATCCATGTCCCGCCCGACGACTACCTCCCGCGCGTGCAGGAGATCTGCCGTCGGCACGACGTGCTGCTCATCGTTGACGAGGTGCAGACCGGACTTGCGCGCACGGGCAAGATGTGGGCGGTCGAGCACTGGGGCGTGGAGCCGGACATCCTGGTCAACGCCAAGGCGCTCGGAGGGGGCGTCATGCCCATGGGTGCACTGGTGGGCACGCCACGGGTCTGGCAGCCACTGGGGCCCAACCCGCTCATCCACACCTCCACGTTCGGGGGGTCGCCCATGGCCTGCGCCGCTGGCCTCGCCACCATCGAGGTCATTCAAGAGGAGCGACTGGCCGAGCGGGCCACCGAGATGGGCTACCTGCTCATCGAAGGCCTCAATGAGGTGGCCGCGCGCCATCCGGAGATCGTGGCTGAGGTTCGCGGACGCGGTCTCATGGTGGGCGTCGAGCTCGCCGAGGAGCGCTTCGGCGGCATCGTCATGCTCGAGATGGCGCACCAGGGTGTGATCGGGGTCTACACCCTCAACATGCCGCGCGTGATTCGTTTCGAGCCCCCGCTCATCGTGTCGACCTCCGAGGTCGATCAAGCCGTCAGTGCATTCGAGGCCGCCGTGAAACGCGCGCGGACCATGTTCAAGGTCTAG